A region from the Lentisphaera profundi genome encodes:
- a CDS encoding type II secretion system F family protein — MAKFKYVAMDATGKEHKGIIQADSEADAGAQLKQQSMIPTSITQESAAKKKKKKGAGGGMGAITIGTPKLTSKALTVFTRQLATLLGAGLPMVRAIRTLAKQAKKDVVLRQILTQIADSIEGGNGFSDALAAQPKSFNKLYVNMIRAGEASGAMEAVLNRLAEFMEKSEKLKRKVKAALMYPCSVLFIALVITWGLMTFIVPKFKEIFDDLLAGEPLPGITEFVVQLSTFINTMWYIPLGGIILFVVVFKAIRNTKGGAYAIDMILLKMPPLGGMVTKVNTAQFCRVLSTLLGSGVAILNALEIVRNTTQNKVVVRAVQTVHDSVKEGESVSKPLSQSGIFPLMMVSMVEVGEETGAMPEMMLRVADIYEEEVDVAVDGLTSLIEPIMIVFLAVVVGGIVIAMFMPMIKLMQTM, encoded by the coding sequence ATGGCTAAATTTAAATATGTAGCAATGGATGCTACTGGCAAAGAGCATAAAGGTATCATTCAAGCGGACAGTGAGGCAGATGCGGGAGCTCAGCTTAAGCAACAGAGTATGATCCCCACCTCAATCACTCAAGAATCTGCTGCTAAGAAGAAGAAAAAGAAAGGTGCAGGTGGTGGCATGGGAGCCATCACGATCGGCACGCCAAAACTAACGTCAAAAGCACTCACAGTTTTCACTAGACAACTGGCCACCCTACTCGGAGCGGGCCTGCCCATGGTAAGAGCCATCAGAACTCTTGCTAAACAGGCTAAAAAAGATGTCGTCCTTAGACAGATACTCACTCAAATTGCCGACTCTATTGAAGGTGGTAACGGCTTCTCCGATGCCTTAGCTGCCCAACCAAAATCTTTCAATAAACTCTATGTCAATATGATTAGAGCAGGTGAAGCTTCCGGCGCAATGGAAGCGGTACTCAATCGTCTTGCTGAATTCATGGAGAAATCAGAAAAATTAAAAAGAAAAGTAAAGGCCGCACTCATGTATCCTTGCTCAGTTCTTTTTATTGCTCTTGTTATCACATGGGGTCTAATGACTTTTATTGTACCTAAATTTAAAGAGATTTTTGATGATCTCCTGGCTGGAGAGCCACTTCCGGGCATTACTGAATTCGTAGTCCAACTCTCCACCTTCATCAATACGATGTGGTATATCCCTCTTGGAGGAATCATCCTCTTTGTTGTTGTCTTTAAAGCTATAAGGAACACAAAAGGTGGCGCATATGCCATCGACATGATCTTGCTTAAAATGCCTCCATTAGGCGGAATGGTAACTAAAGTGAATACTGCTCAGTTTTGTCGAGTTCTCTCCACCCTATTAGGCTCCGGAGTTGCCATCCTCAACGCTCTAGAAATCGTAAGGAACACCACTCAAAATAAAGTTGTTGTAAGAGCCGTACAAACTGTCCACGACTCAGTTAAAGAAGGTGAAAGTGTAAGTAAACCCCTTAGTCAATCTGGCATTTTCCCTTTAATGATGGTCTCCATGGTTGAAGTAGGAGAAGAAACTGGTGCGATGCCAGAAATGATGCTCCGAGTTGCCGATATTTACGAAGAAGAGGTTGATGTTGCCGTTGACGGACTCACCTCCTTAATTGAACCGATAATGATTGTATTCCTTGCTGTTGTGGTGGGTGGTATTGTTATTGCGATGTTCATGCCCATGATCAAACTTATGCAGACAATGTAA
- a CDS encoding tetratricopeptide repeat protein produces the protein MKKLIYTGLSTTAVFSPNLFAETQTELDADMKLIKAYIENSDKFDFTKELNFQIKLAKSTYKKQKDALTKIDIMLAFSKKRNTSARKALTDFGMTDPKSEDILYFFMEKAQDAKDKKSLAIAGKLFFESSFKEKLNKEHPYYDILSEAAYSYNFELTKNDKNKSKSFEAWWKAKGLPPIAPPGQSPSETLFTQTYVILDNALDIFTKRKTGEINRAEITTQIKLIKDLEFQQSNDEIDPWFLLCVSEAARGMALLGDDQEALTWLGHYYTKFSDVDKAVKANAKKVNKPELVNTSIMSNFLYAKACIYWAKAQRAASSGNNSQAQTNLVDKGTKNAAVNMYLLVMRYPQSRGAIKTIFEYDDVWKLYAKVGGTKAKKDLPTDKKLIFMAHYSKKNYEKALGIADDYIKSQKDMNNKGEVLWLGFYAATQIDNFKKAEEYYKILQDEFSSNSALRAAYLDKATAWRKSFYKDRANEIKNDASKKAAYAILSSIKLSDPNNPTDALYAIVDDVKYAFSTYNKDRKAGKIKAKEVLILIDAYIKKFPNVSQVTMAYSLRGKIAEISQDYDVALASYKEFLKRESGIDTKGKYKKAEAYYHMAYNLLKLNKIEGADGMLAAVETYKTFVAKNDLSDASDKQIKTLQDFNAGLDIWKIDIDYKKLSELKSAFNESSKKLAASPDDATLMQAHKQQLEKLQKMSTKVAESYINWTKKNSKSSQIPSTLAKVGGIYQDAKMDRESQKIFTEIAEKYPDSPVLSQIQMRLVISYINNKQIGAAAKEAAKLDFTKMPVSTLQYIVSKFLYPSKPDTRKLSENDFEKATQIVIKASNQIIKNTDKEETKHRYAFYAGRAHFLIDEKLEAGKLFDIIKNEAPNSPYSLEISFLDVEIMIEKGKYTEADKIIANLENLVKSYGTQLQHAKVRTLSGKVGYGAKQQNFVLKGKTQCFLVYISQFPPDVEEVESKEIMEHATFYLIMCKVLLGEDIKKLRTEFLQKYPSSSFRTQVLTPPPAL, from the coding sequence ATGAAAAAACTTATATACACAGGACTGTCTACAACGGCAGTTTTCAGCCCTAATCTTTTCGCAGAAACTCAGACTGAGCTAGATGCGGACATGAAGCTCATTAAAGCTTATATTGAGAACTCTGATAAATTTGATTTCACCAAAGAATTAAATTTTCAAATTAAATTAGCGAAATCAACATATAAGAAGCAAAAAGATGCTCTTACTAAAATTGACATAATGCTTGCTTTCTCAAAGAAACGCAACACTTCTGCAAGAAAAGCTCTTACCGATTTCGGCATGACAGACCCGAAATCGGAAGACATTCTTTACTTTTTTATGGAAAAGGCTCAAGATGCAAAAGACAAAAAAAGCTTGGCTATTGCAGGAAAACTATTCTTCGAATCAAGCTTTAAAGAGAAGTTAAACAAAGAGCACCCCTACTACGATATACTTTCGGAAGCCGCCTACTCATACAATTTTGAACTTACCAAGAACGACAAAAACAAATCGAAAAGTTTTGAAGCTTGGTGGAAAGCTAAAGGCCTACCTCCCATTGCTCCTCCTGGTCAATCTCCGTCAGAAACTCTTTTTACTCAAACTTATGTTATCCTTGACAATGCTTTAGACATCTTCACAAAAAGAAAAACTGGTGAAATCAACAGAGCTGAAATCACAACTCAAATCAAACTCATTAAGGATCTCGAATTTCAACAATCAAACGACGAAATTGATCCATGGTTTCTGCTTTGTGTAAGTGAAGCCGCACGAGGCATGGCCCTACTCGGCGACGACCAAGAAGCTCTTACTTGGCTTGGGCATTATTACACTAAGTTCAGTGACGTTGACAAAGCGGTTAAAGCAAATGCAAAGAAAGTAAATAAACCTGAATTAGTTAATACTTCCATCATGTCTAATTTTCTTTATGCGAAAGCTTGTATTTACTGGGCAAAAGCACAAAGAGCGGCAAGCTCTGGCAATAACTCTCAAGCCCAAACAAACTTAGTTGATAAAGGCACGAAAAACGCTGCTGTTAATATGTATTTACTAGTGATGCGCTATCCGCAATCTCGCGGTGCGATCAAAACTATTTTTGAATACGATGATGTTTGGAAACTCTATGCTAAAGTAGGTGGAACGAAAGCAAAAAAAGACTTGCCTACTGATAAAAAGCTCATTTTCATGGCTCACTATTCTAAGAAAAACTATGAAAAAGCTCTAGGCATTGCTGATGACTACATAAAATCACAAAAAGACATGAATAACAAAGGAGAAGTTCTTTGGTTAGGTTTTTATGCCGCAACACAAATTGACAATTTTAAAAAAGCAGAAGAGTACTACAAAATCCTGCAAGATGAATTCTCTAGTAACTCAGCGCTAAGAGCTGCATATTTAGACAAGGCCACTGCTTGGAGAAAAAGCTTCTACAAAGATCGTGCCAATGAAATTAAAAATGATGCAAGTAAAAAAGCTGCTTACGCAATCCTCTCTAGCATTAAGTTATCTGACCCCAACAATCCTACCGATGCTTTATATGCAATTGTAGATGACGTCAAATACGCTTTCAGCACCTATAACAAAGATCGCAAAGCTGGAAAAATCAAAGCCAAAGAAGTTTTAATACTTATTGATGCATACATCAAAAAATTCCCGAATGTAAGTCAAGTAACCATGGCCTATTCTTTAAGAGGAAAAATAGCTGAGATTTCTCAAGATTACGATGTTGCTCTCGCTTCATACAAGGAATTCCTCAAGCGGGAAAGTGGTATTGACACTAAAGGTAAATACAAAAAAGCTGAAGCCTACTACCACATGGCTTACAACTTGCTTAAACTTAACAAAATCGAGGGTGCTGACGGAATGCTAGCTGCCGTTGAGACTTATAAAACTTTTGTCGCTAAAAACGACCTGAGTGATGCAAGTGACAAACAAATTAAAACATTACAAGATTTTAATGCCGGCTTAGATATCTGGAAAATTGATATTGATTACAAAAAATTAAGTGAACTCAAATCTGCATTTAACGAGTCAAGTAAAAAACTCGCAGCATCTCCTGATGACGCGACACTCATGCAAGCTCACAAACAGCAACTAGAAAAACTCCAGAAAATGTCGACTAAAGTAGCAGAAAGCTATATCAATTGGACAAAGAAAAATAGTAAGAGCAGCCAAATACCTTCAACTCTCGCAAAAGTTGGTGGAATTTATCAAGATGCAAAAATGGATAGAGAATCGCAAAAAATCTTTACTGAAATTGCTGAAAAGTATCCTGACAGTCCTGTACTTTCACAGATTCAAATGCGACTTGTCATCTCTTATATCAATAATAAACAAATTGGTGCCGCCGCAAAAGAAGCCGCAAAACTTGACTTCACAAAAATGCCTGTCAGTACACTCCAGTACATTGTTTCAAAATTTCTTTATCCTTCTAAGCCTGATACAAGAAAACTATCAGAGAATGATTTTGAAAAGGCTACGCAAATAGTTATTAAGGCCTCTAATCAAATTATCAAAAATACTGATAAAGAGGAAACTAAACATCGTTACGCTTTTTATGCTGGTAGAGCTCATTTCCTTATTGATGAAAAACTGGAAGCTGGAAAGCTCTTCGACATCATTAAAAATGAAGCTCCTAATTCACCTTACAGTCTTGAGATCTCATTCTTAGATGTAGAAATCATGATTGAAAAAGGTAAATATACAGAAGCAGATAAAATCATTGCTAACCTTGAAAACCTCGTTAAGTCTTATGGTACTCAACTACAGCATGCTAAAGTAAGAACTTTAAGTGGTAAGGTTGGTTATGGCGCAAAGCAGCAAAACTTTGTTCTCAAGGGAAAAACACAATGCTTTCTCGTTTATATCAGCCAATTTCCGCCTGATGTGGAAGAGGTAGAATCTAAAGAAATCATGGAACATGCTACATTTTATTTGATAATGTGTAAAGTTTTACTCGGTGAAGACATTAAAAAACTAAGAACTGAGTTCTTACAAAAATATCCCTCTTCTTCTTTCCGTACTCAAGTTTTAACTCCGCCACCAGCACTTTAA
- a CDS encoding MotA/TolQ/ExbB proton channel family protein, translating to MLNNKLKYTLASLTLSMSTFAQDAAEAVAEVAPQNTTSGFKDIIFGGGAVGIFIWVLILLCSLGMLAFIIDSVLILNREKILPAHLQDAVEDSLNDGDLESAIAACEETPSPLSNILLAAFANIAEGYDVIQDSVSSAADLENEKILQRINYLNVFGQMGPMLGLLGTVSGMVGAFAGLANMTGAAKASFLAQQISIALWTTVAGLLISIPALLGYTLARNAAIKITIETQSTVLDLIKKLKDAEVDEEEYEDEEEYE from the coding sequence ATGTTAAACAACAAACTGAAATACACACTCGCATCACTAACTCTTTCGATGAGTACTTTTGCGCAGGATGCCGCAGAAGCAGTCGCCGAAGTTGCACCACAAAACACAACATCAGGTTTTAAAGATATCATTTTTGGCGGCGGCGCCGTGGGTATATTTATCTGGGTTTTAATTCTACTTTGCTCACTCGGCATGCTCGCTTTCATTATTGACTCAGTACTGATCCTTAACCGCGAAAAAATCCTCCCCGCACACCTCCAAGATGCCGTCGAAGATTCTCTCAATGATGGCGATCTTGAATCTGCTATTGCAGCTTGTGAAGAAACCCCTAGCCCTCTTTCTAATATCCTTCTAGCGGCTTTCGCTAATATCGCTGAAGGTTACGATGTGATTCAAGATTCAGTATCTTCGGCTGCTGACTTGGAAAATGAAAAAATCCTTCAACGTATTAACTACCTTAACGTATTTGGCCAAATGGGTCCAATGTTAGGTCTACTAGGTACTGTATCTGGTATGGTAGGCGCTTTTGCTGGTCTCGCAAATATGACTGGTGCTGCTAAAGCATCTTTCCTTGCACAGCAAATTTCAATTGCCCTATGGACAACAGTTGCAGGCCTATTAATTTCAATACCTGCACTCCTTGGTTATACACTTGCGAGAAATGCCGCAATCAAAATCACTATTGAAACACAATCCACAGTACTTGACCTCATCAAGAAGCTTAAAGACGCTGAAGTTGATGAAGAAGAATACGAAGACGAAGAAGAATACGAATAA
- a CDS encoding ExbD/TolR family protein translates to MADSKDQKAEGAPISSLIDVVFLLIMFFVATAQMDQEGFDQNVQLAIAFDMEKITQRAQSQFPISILKDGVISTGPGTTGDIAGLKRELSKHVGTYGNEVTVIIRPDKNVKLSLIDEVMSTVGECGVAKINISAKLEQ, encoded by the coding sequence ATGGCTGATAGCAAAGATCAAAAAGCGGAAGGCGCACCGATATCCTCCCTGATTGATGTGGTATTTCTACTTATTATGTTCTTCGTAGCTACCGCACAAATGGACCAGGAAGGTTTCGACCAAAATGTTCAACTTGCAATTGCCTTTGATATGGAAAAAATTACACAAAGAGCACAATCTCAATTTCCTATCAGCATCCTTAAGGATGGCGTAATATCCACGGGTCCTGGGACCACTGGTGATATTGCAGGTCTTAAAAGAGAACTAAGCAAACATGTCGGTACCTACGGAAACGAAGTTACCGTTATTATTCGTCCGGATAAAAACGTAAAACTCTCTCTCATTGACGAAGTAATGAGCACTGTTGGAGAATGTGGTGTAGCGAAAATTAATATTTCCGCAAAACTGGAGCAATAA
- a CDS encoding ExbD/TolR family protein produces the protein MGKKRKKKRTETEAEVPLSAMIDVTFLLLTYFIMTQTEVIEEAYIAMNMVAPNPGPPPEVKPTIFDIKVFSENYYCQGRAFKEIDSLAVYLADFARETQGSEITIDLKLQGKAKTQRLVDLLDVLAKEGLEKKINIAFLH, from the coding sequence ATGGGAAAAAAACGTAAAAAAAAGCGCACTGAAACAGAAGCGGAAGTACCTCTTTCTGCAATGATTGATGTTACTTTCCTGCTCCTCACATACTTTATTATGACTCAAACTGAGGTTATTGAAGAAGCTTACATTGCCATGAATATGGTTGCTCCTAACCCTGGGCCACCTCCTGAGGTAAAGCCTACAATTTTTGACATTAAAGTTTTTAGTGAAAACTACTATTGTCAGGGTCGAGCATTCAAAGAAATCGATAGTTTAGCCGTTTATCTAGCTGATTTTGCTAGAGAAACACAAGGCTCTGAAATAACTATTGATTTAAAACTCCAAGGAAAAGCTAAAACTCAACGCTTAGTTGATTTATTAGATGTCCTTGCTAAAGAAGGTCTAGAGAAAAAAATTAATATTGCTTTTCTGCATTAA